CTGCTGGCCAATCCTCCCGAGGGCATTGCCACCGCCATTCCCCGCGCTGACGTGGCCGAGGTGGTGGTGCAGGCCCTGCTACAGCCCGCCGCCCGCAACAAGGCCTTTGACGCGATCGCGAAGCCAGAGGGCACCCCCGGCGCTCTCGTCACCACAGACTTTGCCGCTCTCTTTGCCCAGACTACCCCAGGGCTGTAAAACGGTTTCGGCAGGCAGTTCCAACACTACTCCGACAGGCGGCAGCGGCTAAAGTCGATCTGCGGCCCCGTAGAGTACTGCACCAGACTGCGCCCTGCGGCCAGGGCGGCACTGCTGGCAGCATAGGTTTCGCCATCGGTCAGGGTAGACAACTCGGGCGTAATCACCCAGCAGCAAAAACCTGTCCCAGGCCGATAGGTGACAGCCACAACCCAATCGGTGAGGGCAATTAGAGTATTGAGCTGATCGTGTGCCATGGGCTAACCCCTCCACAGGTTTGGAAGGCCCTTGTCAGGACTATCTGGTGCAGCAAACTTGAATTTAGGAATACTGGGCGGACTAGGATAACTACCTATTGTGATTTAGGTCAATTGTACTATACTGGTTTTCTGAAGACAACTGTCCTGGGGTGCAGGGGTCTTGTCCTACAGCATTGAGGCGACTATGGCGGCAAAGAAAGGCGGAAGCAAAGAGCAAACCGAAAAGGAAAAAGCCCTCACCATGGTGCTGGGCCAGATTGAGCGCAACTTTGGCAAAGGCTCCATCATGCGCCTGGGCGATGCCGCCCGCATGAAGGTTGAGACTATTCCCACCGGGGCCCTCACCCTCGATTTGGCCCTAGGGGGCGGTCTGCCCAAGGGGCGCATCATCGAAATCTATGGCCCAGAGAGTTCGGGTAAAACCACCGTAGCCCTGCACGTGCTGGCCGAAGTGCAGAAAATGGGCGGAGTCGCAGCCTTTGTGGATGCTGAGCACGCCCTCGACCCGATCTACGCCGCCGCCCTGGGGGTCAACGTCGAAGAGCTGCTGGTGTCTCAGCCCGACACGGGCGAGATGGGACTTGAGGTGGTCGATCAGCTGGTGCGATCGTCGGCCATTGACGTTGTCGTCGTAGACTCGGTCGCCGCCCTTGTGCCCCGCGCTGAGATCGAGGGGGAGATGGGCGATGCCCACGTGGGCCTGCAAGCGCGACTGATGAGCCAGGCCCTGCGAAAAATCACCGGCAGCATTGGTAAGTCCCAGTGCACGGTCATCTTCTTAAACCAGCTGCGCCAAAAAATCGGCATCTCCTACGGCAACCCCGAAGTCACCACCGGGGGCAACGCCCTCAAGTTCTACGCCTCGGTGCGTCTCGATATTCGCCGCATTCAAACCCTCAAAAAAGGCACCGAAGAGTACGGCATTCGCGCCAAGGTCAAGGTTGCCAAAAACAAGGTGGCCCCGCCCTTCCGCATCGGCGAGTTCGACATTCTCTTTGGTCAGGGCATCTCCACCATGGGCTGCCTGGTTGACCTGGCCGAGCAGCACGGAGTGATTGTCCGCAAGGGGGCCTGGTACAGCTACGAAGGCGACAACATTGGCCAGGGGCGCGAGAACACCATCCAGCGCCTGCAAGAGGATGCTGAGTTTGCCGCCAAGGTCGAAGCCCAGGTGCGAGAAAAGCTTGAGATCGGCGGTGCGGCGGCAGAGGCCATCGATGTGGAGATCGAGGCCGAAGACGAAACCTACCTGGACGAGGACGAGTAACCTCGACCTCATGCCCAAACAGTGTTCAAAAGCCAGATTTTTCATAAGGGGACTCTGGCTTTTTGAGCAGGGCAAAACTCGAACTCCACGCCTAGACAGTAAGGGAAAGTAGATCGACCGCTGGCTGCGTCAGGTAGTTCAGGCGTAAGATGGCTGTATCTTTTGCCTCAATGCTGTTATTGCGGCACCAGCTATGCCCACCTACACCTACAAGCCCCCCGTTGCTGAGCTGTTGAGCTATGGCGAGAGTGAGGACAACACTTCAAAGGACTGGCCCAACTATGTGCAAGCGCTGGGGCTAATCGCCGATCATGTCCCTGCCTTGATTCAAATGGTTGAGGATGAGCAGCTGTGGGAGCTGTTCATGGGCAACTTCGATCGCGAAGACGAGTTTACAGACGCCGGTTTAGACCCCGATGCAGCGCTTTGGGCTCCTATTCACGCCTGGCGATCGCTGGGGCAGCTGCAAGCCGTTACAGCCATCCCAACCCTCGTCCGGGTTTTGCAGCGGCACGACTTGGACTGGTGTTGGGAGGAGCTGCCCCAGGTTTTTGGCCTGATGGGAGCTGGAGCGCTTGACCCTTTAGAGGAACTGCTCTCCACCAAAATTGATTACAACAACAAAATTACCCTGATAGAGGGGATTGGCAGAGTTGCCAAGGCGTTCCCCGATCTGCGCGATCGCACCGTAGCAGCACTCACCCGACAGCTGAGCCACTTCAAAAATCACCACCGCTCCGTCAACGGGGCCATCATTGCACAGCTGCTCGATTTTAAGGCGACTGAAGCGGTGCCGGAGATGGAAGCCGCCTACGGCGCGAAAAAGGTCGATGAGATGTTTGCAGGCTCTTGGGCCAGGGTACAGATCGACCTGGGGCTCAAACAGGAGTCAGACTTTACTCCCGAAGAGTTAGCAATTCACTACAGCCCCATGCAGGAGCAAATGATGGCTAACATCAGGGCGTCTCTCGATCGCCCCAAGCCCAGCGGACTTCACAGCCGACGAGGCATTTCATTCGAGAAACCGCCAGAATTTAAGGACATTGCGGCTCAAGCAAACACCAAAAAGCCGAACGCCAAAACTGGCTTTGGCGGCGGGCGACCATCCGCCCCAAAAAAGAGCAAGAAGAAGTAGAAGTGCCAATCAACACTGGCAACTTGATCGTCATTAGGTAGATTGACCAGACCACGCCAACCCATCGGCAAAAAACTTTAAGATAGGTAAAGACTCTACCTGTCGCTGGGAGCTAAATCCGTTCGTGCAACTCGCTTCTGGTTCAACCGATAGTTGGGCTGAAAACTCCCCATCGGGCTCCACTGTGCTAGACATCCGCGATCTCTCTAAGGTTTACGGGCGGGGCAAACAGCGGTTTGAAGCGGTGAGACAGGTCTCCTTAACCCTGCACCAGGGAGAGGTGCTCGCCTTTTTAGGCCCCAACGGTGCCGGCAAGACCACCACCATCAAGATGATTGCGGGCCTGGTGCGCCCCACCCTCGGGCTGGTTACCGTGGCGGGAGAAGACCCCCACCGCCAGCCCCGTGCCCTGCGTCACATTGGTGCAGTGCTGGAGGGCAACCGCAACCTGTACTGGCGGCTAACGCCAGCAGAAAATCTGGACTATTTCGGTGTGCTGCGGCAGGTGTCCCGCAAGGTCGCCCATCGTCGAGGGCTAGAACTGCTGGCCCGCTTTGGGCTGGAGGAAAAGCGCCATACCCCGGTGCAAAAGCTCTCCCGCGGCATGCAGCAAAAGGTGGCGATCGCCGTCGCCCTGATCCACAATCCCAAACTGCTGCTGCTGGATGAACCTACCCTGGGGCTAGACGTGGAGGCCAGCGAAATGGTCAAAGCCCTGGTGCGCCAGATTGCCCAGGAAGGCCGAGCCGTTCTGCTAACCACCCACCAGCTTGACGTGGCCGAAGAACTCTCTGACCGGGTGGCGATCATTCGCCGGGGCCGCATCATTGCCGAGCAGTCCACTGAATCCCTGCTCAGGGAATTTTCCAGTTCCACCTATCACCTGGAGGTAGAAGGCGATCTTTCCCCCCAGCAGATCCACGCGGTGACTCAGCTAGGGGCGACGGTGCAGGGCAGGCAGATTGCCTACGCTGGCACCCCAGAAAATCTCTACGCGCTGCTGGGGGCATTGAGCCCGGTGCCGCTGGTGGCAGTACAGCGTGATCGCGCCGACCTCACCCAGGTATTTCTCAAACTGGTCAAAGACCACCCGGCTTCCCCATGATCGATTTGCTGTACGCCGAACTCAAGCGCACCTGGATTCAGTTCATTCGCTACCCCACCGAGGTGATCTCTGGGGTAGTCATCATCATGGCCGTTTTTTACGGGCTGTTTGCCAGCGCCCAGTACATTGCCGGGCCGGGATTTGCCTTTGGCGATCGCCTCGACGCCGTGGTGCTCGGCTACGCCCTGTGGACGCTGATTATTTCTGTCAACAACGACATTGCCATTAACCTCCAGATCGAGGCCGAAACCGGTACCCTTGAGCAGGTCTTTCTATCTCCCTTTGGGGCACCGCGAGTATTTTTAGCCCGAGCCTTTGCCAGCCTGGCCCTGCGGTTGCTCATCCTGATAGTGGTGTTGCTGCTGCTGATGGGCATCTCCGGCAGCCGTCTGGCCTTTCCCCCCAGCCTGCTGCTGCCGCTGGCTGCGCTGCTGCTGGCCGGTTACGGTCTGGCCTTTTTGCTGGGAGCGGTGGCGCTGGTGTTTAAGCGGGTGCAGCAAATTTTGGGAATTTTTCAGTTCCTGCTGCTGTTTCTGCTGGCGGCACCCCTTGAAGAATCTACCGGCCTGATGCAGTATCTGCGGTTTCTGTTGCCCATGCTGCCCAGCACCGGCCTGCTGCGCGACCTCATGGCCCGAGGCCTGGGTCTAGACTGGCTCACCTACGGTTTGGCCCTGCTCAATGGAATCGTCTACTTTGCCCTGGGGTTGTTCGTTTTCCGCTGGGCAGAAGCCACCGCCAAGCAGCGGGGCTCCCTGAGCGGGTACTAGGGCGGCGGCTGAAAAAGCGTTTTTCAATGGTGGGCAGTGCCCACCCTACAGCGGCTAGACCCATGCGAATCGCATAACCTCGGTTCATTCCCCACGTCCGGTGGGAGCATTGCATGCAGTGCCCCTACAAAGCGGTTAAGGCGTGACCGGGCGAAGGGGGCCGTTGTAGAGGATTGCAAAAGTCCGGTCGGGGTTTACCAGCACTTCCGTTTCAAAGGAGAAGGTGGGATCGCCGTTGATATCGCGATCTTCGGGGCGAAAGCCCTTGAAAGTAAACAGCAAGGAACCGTCCTCACTAATCACCACCGGGGCGTTTGCCGTGGGGCCATGCATGGCGGGCTCAGCCATATAGTTCTCCAGCCCGCCATTGGCAGCCTCGGCAGCAGCGCGGGCTATGTTTCTGCCTCGCAGCACGAAGAGTCGGTCTACGTCGCCCTGGGGCGAAGAACTGGCGGGGGTAGCGGAGGACTGAGCCGGGGTGCTGGTTTGGGAGAGGCTTACCAACCCCAGGGCGAGGGCTAAGACTAACCAATATCGCATCGCAGAATACCTAGAGGACAGGACAAGATCTCATAACTGTTTCCCTAGGTTCGACTACATTTCCGGATCTGGGGCTGGGGTAGGCGACATCTAGAGAAACTGCTATGACGGCAGGTAAACCCGCCGCAGCACCCCAACCCACTATAGCGATTCTGGACGGGGTGCAGGATGAGGGGTAGGCCAGTTCATTGCGGGTGCCCAGGCTTTGTCCTAACGGCGTCCGTTTCTCTAATCCTCAGTGCGGCCTCACCCAATGATGAATGGTCCGCTGGACAACCAAGACGCGCTGCAACCCTGCCCGAGTCTTGGCGTAGAGATTCTGACGCCGACGATAAGCGCTACACCGTCGTCCTAGGGCCGCATTCTGGCATCTTAGGGCCGCATTCTGGGCCACCCTTCGGGAAGTCTGACGCCTACGTTATGATTCGCATGCACGAGTGTACACCTCATCTCCTTCTAGCGTCACCTCTCGACCTGCTGGGGCCGAGGGTGACCAGGCATCAACCTGATGTGCCAAGCGCTCTTCCCGGCGCAGAATTGTTGAGTGAGATTTACCGAAAGCGCGGCCTGCCGCCCGCGCTCCCATCCCTTCGGTGCGGCTAGTCAATGCCGTGGCCACCAATGAACCAGTATCCTTCAAAAATGCTGGATAAGTCCCCCTACAATCAGATGCCTACGACTGGAGCAAATCCATCAGCAACACCTCCCACACCAGGCGGGGCTGTACGAAGCGGCGCAGGTAGCTTTTGGCGGTTTCAAGTCTGGGCAGCCAGTGGGGGCTTTCGGCGGGGTAGCTCTGCCAGTACCAGTTGAGCAGGTAGTCGAGCAGCCAGAGCTGCGATTCGGTATCGAGGGCCTTGGCCACCTGGCGGGCCTGCTCTAGGGCGTCGCGTAGGCTGCGGGGGGGCTGGTGCAGGGCGGTGAGCAGCTCAGGAGGGATGGTTTGAAGCTGGTTGTAGGCAGCGATCGCCCCCCCTGGGCTGCCCTGGGCCATAGCCAGCATCTGCGGCTGCCCCAGCACCTCGGGCTGCCCTACCCGTTCGAGCACTGTTGCCATATCCGCCGCATTTAGCCGCTGAAAGGGAATCGTCTGACAGCGCGAGACCAGCGTGGGCAGCAGCGCCTGGGGGCCGGGGGCCAGCAGAATAATCGTCGCCTGCCCCGGTTCTTCTAGGGTTTTAAGCAGGCCGTTGGCGGCCCCTTCGGCCATAGTCTCGGCGGCCTCGATCACCACTACGGCGCGGGGCGCTTCCAGGGGCGGACGGCTGAGGAACTGGGCAATCTGGCGCACCTGCTCCAGACGAGTTTGGGGCGGGCTTTTGCGGGAGATCCCTGCCTCAGCCGCCTGGGAGGCCCCGACCAGCTTGCCCTGGTGCAGGTAGGTGGGTTCGACCCACAGCAGGTCGGGGTGGTTGCGCTGGGCGATGCGTCGTGCCAGGCTCGGGGCCGAAACCGCAACCTCGGGGGCAAACAAAATCTCGGCAAAGCGCTCCGCCGCCATCCGGCGACCGACCCCGTTGGGGCCAGCAAACAGGTAGGCCGGGGCCACTCGCCGCTGCTCCACCGCGCGACAGAGCAAAGCAACGGCGGTCTCCTGGCCCACTAAGCCGTCAAACTGGGGGCGTACCACTGCTGCAAATAGTCCTCC
Above is a window of Nodosilinea sp. PGN35 DNA encoding:
- the recA gene encoding recombinase RecA → MAAKKGGSKEQTEKEKALTMVLGQIERNFGKGSIMRLGDAARMKVETIPTGALTLDLALGGGLPKGRIIEIYGPESSGKTTVALHVLAEVQKMGGVAAFVDAEHALDPIYAAALGVNVEELLVSQPDTGEMGLEVVDQLVRSSAIDVVVVDSVAALVPRAEIEGEMGDAHVGLQARLMSQALRKITGSIGKSQCTVIFLNQLRQKIGISYGNPEVTTGGNALKFYASVRLDIRRIQTLKKGTEEYGIRAKVKVAKNKVAPPFRIGEFDILFGQGISTMGCLVDLAEQHGVIVRKGAWYSYEGDNIGQGRENTIQRLQEDAEFAAKVEAQVREKLEIGGAAAEAIDVEIEAEDETYLDEDE
- a CDS encoding ABC transporter ATP-binding protein, translated to MLDIRDLSKVYGRGKQRFEAVRQVSLTLHQGEVLAFLGPNGAGKTTTIKMIAGLVRPTLGLVTVAGEDPHRQPRALRHIGAVLEGNRNLYWRLTPAENLDYFGVLRQVSRKVAHRRGLELLARFGLEEKRHTPVQKLSRGMQQKVAIAVALIHNPKLLLLDEPTLGLDVEASEMVKALVRQIAQEGRAVLLTTHQLDVAEELSDRVAIIRRGRIIAEQSTESLLREFSSSTYHLEVEGDLSPQQIHAVTQLGATVQGRQIAYAGTPENLYALLGALSPVPLVAVQRDRADLTQVFLKLVKDHPASP
- a CDS encoding ABC transporter permease — its product is MIDLLYAELKRTWIQFIRYPTEVISGVVIIMAVFYGLFASAQYIAGPGFAFGDRLDAVVLGYALWTLIISVNNDIAINLQIEAETGTLEQVFLSPFGAPRVFLARAFASLALRLLILIVVLLLLMGISGSRLAFPPSLLLPLAALLLAGYGLAFLLGAVALVFKRVQQILGIFQFLLLFLLAAPLEESTGLMQYLRFLLPMLPSTGLLRDLMARGLGLDWLTYGLALLNGIVYFALGLFVFRWAEATAKQRGSLSGY
- a CDS encoding DNA polymerase III subunit delta', whose amino-acid sequence is MVRPQFDGLVGQETAVALLCRAVEQRRVAPAYLFAGPNGVGRRMAAERFAEILFAPEVAVSAPSLARRIAQRNHPDLLWVEPTYLHQGKLVGASQAAEAGISRKSPPQTRLEQVRQIAQFLSRPPLEAPRAVVVIEAAETMAEGAANGLLKTLEEPGQATIILLAPGPQALLPTLVSRCQTIPFQRLNAADMATVLERVGQPEVLGQPQMLAMAQGSPGGAIAAYNQLQTIPPELLTALHQPPRSLRDALEQARQVAKALDTESQLWLLDYLLNWYWQSYPAESPHWLPRLETAKSYLRRFVQPRLVWEVLLMDLLQS